ttttatctttattaaaagttaGTGATATTAGAGttcataaaaatcttaatttgaaatttcgaaataaagattaaaaaattcaaaaataaaaataatgaacatctAATTTTGGAAGCAAAATATTACTATAACTTCAAATAAATCAGTTGCTACTAAAATCCACAGAACAGtataaaagtatatatgtataaaaatcagTATATGCTATTTAAACAGTGGTAAGtatatccatttatttttttaagtggaGAGGAGAAGGATTatgtcatttttatatgtttgtaattttttcccatattattcattacatatctataaatatttagttttaaaattttattttaaataattaataaatttttaaagacaacaaAATATTATCACTTTTCAAATAACTACATTTTTACTGACTTTTGTACAAATATTGTATTGCTGctgctttatttcaatttattatcatAGTTACATAttgtaagataaatttttttaatttacttactaTTAGGGATTTTTTCTGggttattgatttaaattatcctgctctttttttttttttttttttttctttaacaggATTATGTTGCTGAAACTAAAGAAACTGAATGTTCTTTGAACAGAGCAATGCCTGGTATTCAAGCTAAAATATTGGTAATTATctgcttattttaataaatcattaattattagttaacatCTAGATTGTATaagtattctaataaaaataattataaatattttattagaacatattatttatctttctgtGAAAGCATCTCATATAATCAGAACATTTTTGTaactaaacaagaaaatttttattcaatgattcatataataataatatatgatatgcttggaaattttcatttgaattgtttattgatttaatttattttttaatgttatagcCATTCTgtgaatacattaaaatttatatccgaAAGTATCTCATAATTAAACAGAAGATGCAtgcttattttataatgatagaataaaataatagcaagttattattttatttaaggtatgtgagcaaattatttagaaatcttctggaaaaattaaaaggaactcatatatgtaataataaacttctcttaaaaatgtttccttccatttttttaaaatacattaattcccttttttttttttttcagtatgaatttttaaatttcttttgatgtcTTTTGTAGGCAGGAAAGTCAGCAATTACAAATACCAGATccaatattgaaaagaaaatggaagCAACTCTTGCATCTTTGCATAGACTAAATGCTTCTGCGTTGGTGAATCCACAGATTGACCATCATATATCCGTAAGATATCCCTTTTGATGCCTCTGTATTATCATCcataataatattatctatatatattgcCTTTTTCCCTTTGTAGCGATGCAAATtatcattagtttaaaaaaaattgtatgagaattcttattataaaattacacaGGTTTAAATATGGCTAAAGCTCTGAACATCAGACATTGTATCTTATTAAGAAGCTGGAATTAATTATTGTCAAAGAAAATAGCATAATAATCAAAatagagaataaattaaaatgttaattgtaatttaaattgaaaaataattcacctGTCttataggaaataaatattttggtttaaaaacaaattgatagCATATAATCCAATAGATTGATTAATCATTGGTATGTGATCtcagttaatattattattcgCTCTATTTTATCAAAATCCCTGGTCCCAAACTACCATATTCAAATATgtgcaaaaatattcatttattatgatcactaaactttatttatttattatgctacATTACAACATCATTTAATGTTGTCAAGTTTGAAGTAGAAAATTGAATGATACTTCATTTTCAATCCGTGCTAATGATTTATGTGCATAGAATTTCTTGCTCcacttgtaaagaaatttttaggaaTCATTTTTTCATGGAATGGAGTTTACATTCTATTGGCTGAACTAGAGTGCTCTACATTGTTTTAAATGGACAGCTATACTGATAGGTTTGGCTTGAGATATTTTGAACAGCCAGAAACCACTATTGCttccaattgaaataaaaaggacaaacaaatgaaaataaaactaatttgagttttaaaatcaaaagtgaaattctgaataaatatgacattttacCTACAATGTGTCAATCTAATGCTGCagcataattgaaaatttcacagtTCCGTCTTtgtaaaatttgcaaagataCTGCAAAAGGCATTTACAGAAGAGAGCAGTGTACAAGAAagattatgtaatatatataaatgaaagtgaATACACACAGTGCCACCTACTCCTTAATAAACAAATGGATATATAAACTATTATTGATAATGGCTACACCATCATATTTAAATGTgattgtttatttaattgtttcagtCATTCCGAGAATCATTGGTTGACATAATTCTAAGCAAAGACGAAGTCAACCAATCAAAAAAGATGGATGAAAATGGAGTTAAGCTGAGCATTCAGAAGCATTGGAAACAATTATATCATAACTATTGCATACTGAATTGgacctttaaaaataatgatgaaaggtaaattttttttaaatcatctataacagcatataatttctaatatactgTTTATaccatttcttttcatataattaattgtcTCAGTTATTTAACTGTTAGGAAATTTCTccataatttaaaagcattttcacaGAAGAATAAATGTATGTTGCCCTAATGTGCTTTGATAAAATcacatgttaaaattatatagaatcttatatattaagaaatatagctttaattaatttaataaacaattttcttaaaaaattttaatataattttgtatggaAGTATACATCTAAGCATATAAAtgtcaattatttgaatttcaaagtattgAAATTCTTCTCAAGCCTCttgaaatgttttatctttttatttcttttttttaataagtcataTATTGGGTTGTTTAGAATATCTTCTTCAACTTCTAGTGTAAATTGATATAAACTTGAATTGAATATATAATAGGAAGATGGTTTAATAATGcatacatcattttatttaatatgatttaccattttttgagaaattccaTTATCTCACAATAATAAAACATCTCTGACCTtgctaaaaatattcaagatGTTTTTAGTCTTTcagtaaactgaaatttttttcattttcgagaaTGCTGTAAAAAGCACAATAAATGGTAATATGGGGGTACCAACAGCACAACATCCTCACCAAACTCCAAAAAGGTTCAACACATTGTCAAAATTGAAACCTAGTAAAAGGCCAACTCTTTAGAATCAATTAATTCTAGGTAACAAAACACTTCTAGGTAAAATGGCTTGTTTCATTCTGCCCAGCTGgctactatataaaaaaattcatttactttaaaaaatacttactcTTTTAATAGGTTTTCTccttgattttcaattttttaatggtaCATAAATAATGGGACTCGATTTCTATAGACTATTCAAGAAGCTTCTTTGTCTTTTTGTTTCATAATCTATAAAAAGCTAAAAGGCTGAGCTAAAAGGGAATTGAATGAACCATATGGAGAGAGTTTGTTGAGGTCTGTCGAGTAGTCGAGCGAAGTCTTCCCGAGTGCTTTGTTCCACAGTGGTCTGCTGCTTGTGAGCTACTGTTTAATGTAAGTGCTGTTTTGTGTGCACTTCATTAATCTTTTGTTACATACTCATCATATTTTTGTATGGAATAAGGCATTGTTAATTGTTATTGAGTCTTTTGGATTTTTCTTTATATGGAaagactttcattttttttttttttttttttttttttttgtaaaaaaaatacccAAGTGAAACAATGTTACCAATGATAAAGAAAAAcgaattaacaaaattataaattgggCGGTTGTGTTTATTTAGATTAGTTAATAATTTCCAGTCAATTTGCCTATGATTTCATCAATGTGAGAGGTGCAAAACTCAAGCCAATAGTCTGCCACATCAAATTCATTATTGTTGGTGATGGATATGTCGGAGCGCAGTAGTAAAATGTACTGGATTCCATCATGCAACTGCCTCTTCTTGTGTTTATCCTGTGTGCAACCCCTACTATTGTTGCAAAATCTTCTCCAAAGGTTTCTCATACTCCAAAGATTTCATTGTTTGAGAAAGATATAATTCATTGAGTGTGAACCCAAGCCAGAGTATGTCACACAAATCTGTCATGATTGATGTGTGGCATTTAAATTATGTCAAGCCATgatgataaaatgttttagagCTTCATTTAGAGCTCATCTCTCTGTGACAAGTGAAACGGCTTGTAATAAACTAGTCAGCACTTGCTAAAGGAAAACGTATTTCATAGAAAACCTCATCTGATATTTAGAAGTGACAATGATGTGAGAATGGCTTGGTCATTCATCCAGATATGTTCATTCAAGTTTTGAAGGTACCTTCTTAAAACAAGATCTCATTAATGAATAAtagcaagtgaaaaaaaaactgtttatttctttattgttgtTGCTATTGCTGTTTTTACAATCTGCAGTGTTCATCTCAAACTGTACTGAGCTAGATAGTCAGCTATATCCCTTCAGAATGTGCACTTAGTGAAATctctatttgcatttttttaagccTTAGTTTGAGATGGGAAGAgatacttactttttaaaaaaaagtacttactttatttacttacttttaaaaaaaataaaaaaaatcttgacttACTAAATCATCATTCATCTACCAGTCATATTTAaactacaaattataaaattgaaccTTTTCATGTGGTAGGATGCATATATATCTCATTTACTATATTGTGATGAACACCAATGTCAACTGCCACAGTTTATGTACTTATGAAAGGAGTTGTTGGGATAAATTCCCAAACAATGCTCTTGAATTTTCAACTCCTGTTGATCCATCCTAGATTTCTGTTTGGAGTAATAAATATACTAATATCTGTAAGTCGATctgtaactttaattaaattaagattgcTTAGAATTTGATACCTCTGGAATCACTTATGCCACTTCTTTATGCTTTTCATCTATTTCTTTTTGACTATTTATTAGATGCTTATTTAATAATCTCTTGTTTATGTAATCTGTCATTATCTTCATCATAGCATTCATGCAATCATTTTGAACAGTGCTATGATGTAATTGATATGAAACACTGAAGTTATAGTGCCTTTATAAACAACTATTTGATTTTTTACTGATACTTAAAAAAGTCATTGATTTGTAATTGTCAatgtttcttttcattcaaaCTTTGTTAGTAGATATAAATGCTTGATGATGATATTCTGGAGATATTCTACCtctttaacaaaaaagaaacgCATAAAAAATGATGGTTTGTGTTGTTAAAAGTGTTTTGGAACTACTTTCTTCTATTACTTTAAGGgtgatcatattttaaattccaaaataaattgtttttgttgtGATCAAAATTCTTAATACTCTGTCAAAGTTTTTCTTTCTACACaaaatgcattgaataaaatATCCAGAACTTTGCATGTATTTCTTATTCAAcatgaaaacattttacatttttcgactttaaaataaataccatCTTATATATGGTATggttttttttcagtcatttatatcattaatatatgtatattaaatgtttaaaacaatgtgtaatgctttttttgttctgttttagaataatttataatcctGTACTAAGTGTGAGGATTTCCAATCATCATATACaatgttttcaaagaatatttgttCATAAATCTCATACATTTTCCATTGAAgatgaatttcaaaaacaaattaatccCAAGGAAAACTTTACCATTATAGTAAGCTTTGAAATTCCCGAATTTTTCTGTGAAATCTTAGCTGTCGATGGTATTTTATCTTGGTATGTTGGAACAAGTGCTGAGTTTGAAAATGAACTATATTTACCTTTGAAAGAAAAGATACTGACTCAGCAACAAATGTGTTTACAGACAAGTATATCTTCGGATgagattttcaattcaaaattgaaaggtaatttatcaaaatgttatttcttgCTCAATTCTTTAACTTTTGTGATGCCTTTTTGGatccttttgtaattattttttacttgaaatatttatccAGATGCAGAGAtatctgtttttaatataaaatatatgcttctgactcaaaaataaaatttgcattagcAGTGTAAAGTGATTGCAGAAAATGTAGCAAATAGCAGCATGGCTGATTTTGTGTTCTTACTATATCAGATGCCTTATTTGTTGAACTCTGTGTTTAAAAGTTAACAAGCttcttaataaatgttattattttttttttcttaataatttctggttttctaattcaaaattctttgtaATATGCATCATAAAATGTTACACTCTTaacgttttcatttttatcaatgataGTACATGgtatattattaatgtaatttttggcCATTGTAATTTTTAAGGAAGAGTCTCAGTTCTGGCCAGGATTTGAGGCCCTACGTTATGTATTCATCTTAGTTAAATTTGTGAAGGGTCAGATACACTCTCAGTAGTGGATTGTAGTGAGAAAATTTGGAGTGGTTCAAGTGTCATTTTTATCAGCTGACTGTGGTACAAAATTATTTGAGGATCATTCCTAAATATCTCTCCTATAGTTTCTAAAtagttaatttagtttaattaatattaatttaatttaataaaacatttccaTTGTGTCTGTAGGCCAGTCagtttttctttacttaaaaattatctacAAATCTGACACACTGGATACTTTAGTTGATGTTGCaggaatttttttatctgtttataacAATGGGCAGAGGTACAAATCAAagattaatttatgtatttctttttcttatacaatatctttaaaatattattctcataTATAGAGGTATTAATAGAGCTAATTTTTAGTACTATTTAAATTCTTGCCCATGGTGGATCTGTAATCAATTGGAATtgcatgtatatttttaatttatacataaaatatagttttaataagaTGCTATTTGCTTTTGATTTGTACCTTTTcctttttgtttaatattgttttattgatcaaattttgattattaacatGAATAAGATTTGAAATTTGGTGATGAAATTCATCATAATATGTGCACTTTACCTTTTTGTCATTGTTttcaaacgttttttaaaaaaattatgcctattattttctgattttattgtttttcttatagATATTTCTACTTATgaagatttaatatctataaagatTTTGCAACAAAGGATTGTCTTTATTATCTTTAGTTTGGTGACAGATCTATGTAAATTTGAAGATCTTGTTATGTCTTCTTCATATGCTGCCAATCACTTACTTCTTCTATTATCTTCGGATacaaaaattttggtttttaataagGCTGAGGGGCCTTTATATGGCACACATATTGCATTTAAAACTGTGAATGAAACTTCAATAGAAGTTGAAGTTTATGCTAGgtgagaagaatttattttattttcctgttttaCCTCCTATGCTTCTTAGAgcttttaactatattttttacttaGAGATTAATAATGTGGGTTCATCAAATCAACATccaattttcagattaataaataaactgtttatatatatatatatatatatatatatatatatatatatatatatatatatatatatagttacccaaaaatcatttttacaccattcttaaaagtttttttattagcttttcagtattataaatttcatttatgtgtgactatttcagcaattttaatcagtttttcaaaattaatttaagcagAATTTATAAGAATGCCTTGTTTTTTCTCCCATTGAAATGTGAcacttatttttctgtttaattacaTCCTTCATTTATGCACTTTCTCCAGTGTTAAAGCTACATTTTTTCATAGAGCCCTtccatattttgctttaatttctttgtatcttttttgtataaacacaaaaatttagattataaatactattattttattataacttcttTTACTATTTACCTTAATTTTGTCTCATGTTTTGGCTTTTAGAGATTTTTAGTGCATCATTTGGCATATCATGTGTCTTTTTCATGGCTGTTTCTCAACTTTtgctgtaataaaattttatttcaataagtttgttagtttttattaagtagttatatatttaattatgttagtttcaaagtttttttttaacttatcaatGAATGCTTTCTGCTTTTTAACTTTTGGGCtctttttaacttcataatatataaaatttaggcattt
The window above is part of the Argiope bruennichi chromosome 7, qqArgBrue1.1, whole genome shotgun sequence genome. Proteins encoded here:
- the LOC129975817 gene encoding uncharacterized protein LOC129975817, with translation MPGIQAKILAGKSAITNTRSNIEKKMEATLASLHRLNASALVNPQIDHHISSFRESLVDIILSKDEVNQSKKMDENGVKLSIQKHWKQLYHNYCILNWTFKNNDERIIYNPVLSVRISNHHIQCFQRIFVHKSHTFSIEDEFQKQINPKENFTIIVSFEIPEFFCEILAVDGILSWYVGTSAEFENELYLPLKEKILTQQQMCLQTSISSDEIFNSKLKDISTYEDLISIKILQQRIVFIIFSLVTDLCKFEDLVMSSSYAANHLLLLLSSDTKILVFNKAEGPLYGTHIAFKTVNETSIEVEVYARNEKEIALVEKYLYQILPSDILILANGISTNESIQLKQQAVCCMKDELDLLLSMLNIHNVQEPVEKYGVQPGSVIISKENFLRIRKVLLKKECRTDNIMQILSRINFFRKIE